A window of the Dunckerocampus dactyliophorus isolate RoL2022-P2 chromosome 19, RoL_Ddac_1.1, whole genome shotgun sequence genome harbors these coding sequences:
- the aida gene encoding axin interactor, dorsalization-associated protein isoform X2 has product MSDVNKTLQKWHASFRKGTDFDSWGQLVEAIDEYQILARQLQKEVQSTNSSDFTEDQKKTLGKIATCLEMRSASLQCTQATEEFKLEDLKKLESIIKNLLTFNKEFPFDVQPVPLRRILAPGEEENLELEEEDAAALAGSTAAFPPRAPGTLLPRLPSEPGMTLLTIRIDKIGLKDAGQCIDPYMSISVKDLNGVDLNPMQDTPVATKKEDIYIHFSMDVEIQRHLEKLPKGTRSPQTLGGRNSSFSQRNHFISIFTKPCTRTAKTYKLDHRSPIQLPLNQNNVFPQLY; this is encoded by the exons ATGTCTGATGTCAACAAGACTCTACAGAAATGGCACGCCAGTTTCAGAAAAGGCACAGACTTTGACTCTTGGGGACAATTAGTGGAGGCTATAGACGAGTACCAGAT CCTTGCCCGGCAACTGCAAAAAGAAGTTCAGTCAACAAACTCCTCAGACTTCACTGAAGACCAAAAG AAAACCTTAGGGAAGATTGCAACATGCCTGGAGATGAGAAGTGCCAGTTTGCAG TGCACACAGGCAACAGAAGAGTTCAAGTTGGAAGACCTGAAGAAACTGGAGAGCA TTATCAAAAACTTGCTGACGTTCAACAAAGAATTTCCCTTCGACGTCCAACCAGTGCCCTTAAG AAGAATCCTCGCTCCTGGTGAAGAGGAGAacctggagctggaggaggaagaTGCCGCAGCTCTTGCGGGTTCCACTGCAGCTTTTCCTCCAAGAGCTCCCG GTACCTTGTTGCCACGGTTACCCTCCGAGCCTGGGATGACGCTCCTGACAATAAGAATAGACAAAATTGGTCTGAAAGATGCTGGGCAGTGCATCGACCCTTACATGAGCATTAGTGTTAAAG ATTTGAACGGGGTGGACCTGAACCCAATGCAGGACACCCCTGTGGCCACCAAGAAGGAGGACATCTACATTCATTTCAGCATGGATGTAGAGATCCAAAGGCATCTGGAGAAATTACCTAAAG GTACAAGAAGCCCACAGACTTTAGGAGGAAGAAACTCCAGCTTCTCACAAAGAAACCACTTTATCTCCATCTTCACCAAACCTTGCACAAGGACAGCTAAGACATACAAACTTGATCACAGAAGTCCAATACAGCTACCACTGAATCAGAATAATGTTTTTCCACAACTATATTAA
- the aida gene encoding axin interactor, dorsalization-associated protein isoform X1, producing the protein MSDVNKTLQKWHASFRKGTDFDSWGQLVEAIDEYQILARQLQKEVQSTNSSDFTEDQKKTLGKIATCLEMRSASLQCTQATEEFKLEDLKKLESIIKNLLTFNKEFPFDVQPVPLRRILAPGEEENLELEEEDAAALAGSTAAFPPRAPGTLLPRLPSEPGMTLLTIRIDKIGLKDAGQCIDPYMSISVKDLNGVDLNPMQDTPVATKKEDIYIHFSMDVEIQRHLEKLPKGAAIFFEFKHYKPKKRFTSTKCFAFLEMDEIKPGPIVIELYKKPTDFRRKKLQLLTKKPLYLHLHQTLHKDS; encoded by the exons ATGTCTGATGTCAACAAGACTCTACAGAAATGGCACGCCAGTTTCAGAAAAGGCACAGACTTTGACTCTTGGGGACAATTAGTGGAGGCTATAGACGAGTACCAGAT CCTTGCCCGGCAACTGCAAAAAGAAGTTCAGTCAACAAACTCCTCAGACTTCACTGAAGACCAAAAG AAAACCTTAGGGAAGATTGCAACATGCCTGGAGATGAGAAGTGCCAGTTTGCAG TGCACACAGGCAACAGAAGAGTTCAAGTTGGAAGACCTGAAGAAACTGGAGAGCA TTATCAAAAACTTGCTGACGTTCAACAAAGAATTTCCCTTCGACGTCCAACCAGTGCCCTTAAG AAGAATCCTCGCTCCTGGTGAAGAGGAGAacctggagctggaggaggaagaTGCCGCAGCTCTTGCGGGTTCCACTGCAGCTTTTCCTCCAAGAGCTCCCG GTACCTTGTTGCCACGGTTACCCTCCGAGCCTGGGATGACGCTCCTGACAATAAGAATAGACAAAATTGGTCTGAAAGATGCTGGGCAGTGCATCGACCCTTACATGAGCATTAGTGTTAAAG ATTTGAACGGGGTGGACCTGAACCCAATGCAGGACACCCCTGTGGCCACCAAGAAGGAGGACATCTACATTCATTTCAGCATGGATGTAGAGATCCAAAGGCATCTGGAGAAATTACCTAAAG GAGCAGCCATTTTCTTTGAATTCAAGCACTACAAACCCAAAAAGAGGTTTACCAGCACAAAATGTTTTGCGTTCTTGGAAATGGACGAGATCAAGCCTGGACCCATCGTGATCGAGCT GTACAAGAAGCCCACAGACTTTAGGAGGAAGAAACTCCAGCTTCTCACAAAGAAACCACTTTATCTCCATCTTCACCAAACCTTGCACAAGGACAGCTAA
- the aida gene encoding axin interactor, dorsalization-associated protein isoform X3, whose amino-acid sequence MRSASLQCTQATEEFKLEDLKKLESIIKNLLTFNKEFPFDVQPVPLRRILAPGEEENLELEEEDAAALAGSTAAFPPRAPGTLLPRLPSEPGMTLLTIRIDKIGLKDAGQCIDPYMSISVKDLNGVDLNPMQDTPVATKKEDIYIHFSMDVEIQRHLEKLPKGAAIFFEFKHYKPKKRFTSTKCFAFLEMDEIKPGPIVIELYKKPTDFRRKKLQLLTKKPLYLHLHQTLHKDS is encoded by the exons ATGAGAAGTGCCAGTTTGCAG TGCACACAGGCAACAGAAGAGTTCAAGTTGGAAGACCTGAAGAAACTGGAGAGCA TTATCAAAAACTTGCTGACGTTCAACAAAGAATTTCCCTTCGACGTCCAACCAGTGCCCTTAAG AAGAATCCTCGCTCCTGGTGAAGAGGAGAacctggagctggaggaggaagaTGCCGCAGCTCTTGCGGGTTCCACTGCAGCTTTTCCTCCAAGAGCTCCCG GTACCTTGTTGCCACGGTTACCCTCCGAGCCTGGGATGACGCTCCTGACAATAAGAATAGACAAAATTGGTCTGAAAGATGCTGGGCAGTGCATCGACCCTTACATGAGCATTAGTGTTAAAG ATTTGAACGGGGTGGACCTGAACCCAATGCAGGACACCCCTGTGGCCACCAAGAAGGAGGACATCTACATTCATTTCAGCATGGATGTAGAGATCCAAAGGCATCTGGAGAAATTACCTAAAG GAGCAGCCATTTTCTTTGAATTCAAGCACTACAAACCCAAAAAGAGGTTTACCAGCACAAAATGTTTTGCGTTCTTGGAAATGGACGAGATCAAGCCTGGACCCATCGTGATCGAGCT GTACAAGAAGCCCACAGACTTTAGGAGGAAGAAACTCCAGCTTCTCACAAAGAAACCACTTTATCTCCATCTTCACCAAACCTTGCACAAGGACAGCTAA
- the rnf8 gene encoding E3 ubiquitin-protein ligase rnf8 isoform X3, whose amino-acid sequence MDKVASGSSVADEDESLDTEVICLMRVGRNSDWLRLFENTESLNGVWVNGCRIPTEEAHPLKLGDSIQLGVPVGSNMEYDFTLVQRPLREVRHNLAKRPNGGTKVAHIAKKPKRKLVPEEVEPSTSKSKLYRCSSADKSLAQSCPLPPVMHDRHCDHPQTEQTAPHRHMEETILTCGASGAPCDLDNLQTFSQNMLMLREQVDNTERQVAMLEGGPQSTDPYIEEQVKELLRPLKSLCAKMQQMKTLERSFRATVQQPEALRTQQQEELMKKQLEEALQEQKKVMDELAHSRKSFEEIILAKNKELEVTKEEKEKARAQKEEVVTQVTEVLENELQCIICSELFVEAVILNCAHSFCCYCIKQWCKKKKECPICRQAIKSQTRCLALDNCIDSMVENLSLDMKARRKMLVTERKDADSAHVIVIQDEDDSSRNRSSISRSGQDYGHSQQS is encoded by the exons ATGGATAAAGTCGCATCTGGCTCTTCTGTGGCTGATGAAGatgaaagtttggacacagagGTTATATGTTTGATGAGAGTCGGGAGGAATTCCGACTGGCTTCGCTTGTTCGAAAACACAGAG TCTCTCAATGGCGTGTGGGTGAATGGCTGCCGTATCCCCACCGAAGAAGCCCACCCTCTTAAACTTGGAGACTCCATACAACTTGGTGTGCCTGTGGGGTCCAATATGGAGTATGACTTCACGCTTGTGCAGCGACCGCTGAGAGAAGTTAGGCATAACTTGGCAAAGAGACCTAATGGGGGCACAAAAGTAGCCCACATAGCCAAGAAACCCAAGAGGAAGTTGGTCCCGGAAGAAGTGGAGCCGTCCACCTCAAAGTCCAAACTGTACCGCTGCTCATCCGCAGACAAGTCATTGGCTCAGTCTTGCCCTCTGCCTCCAGTCATGCACGACCGACACTGCGATCACCCCCAGACAGAGCAGACCGCTCCCCATCGACACATGGAAGAAACCATACTGACCTGTGGTGCCTCAGGTGCTCCCTGTGACCTAGACAACTTGCAGAC GTTCAGCCAGAACATGTTGATGCTGAGGGAGCAGGTGGATAACACGGAACGGCAGGTCGCCATGCTGGAGGGTGGGCCACAATCGACTGACCCGTACATAGAGGAGCAGGTCAAGGAATTGCTACGGCCGCTGAAGAGCCTCTGTGCCAAGATGCAACAAATGAAGACATTAGAGAGATCCTTCCGTGCAACTGTGCAGCAGCCAGAG GCTCTGAGAACACAGCAGCAAGAGGAGCTGATGAAAAAACAGTTGGAAGAAGCCCTGCAGGAG CAAAAGAAAGTAATGGATGAACTCGCTCACTCTCGGAAAAGCTTTGAGGAGATTATCCTGGCCAAAAACAAAGAACTTGAAGTAACAAAG GAGGAGAAGGAAAAGGCCAGGGCCCAGAAGGAGGAGGTTGTCACTCAAGTGACAGAGGTCTTGGAAAACGAGCTTCAGTGCATCATCTGCTCTGAGCTCTTTGTCGAG GCAGTCATCCTGAACTGTGCTCACAGCTTCTGTTGTTACTGCATCAAGCAGtggtgcaaaaagaaaaaggagtGTCCTATCTGCCGACAGGCCATCAAGTCTCAAACCCGATGCCTGGCACTGGACAACTGCATCGACAGCATGGTGGAGAACCTGAGCTTGGATATGAAAGCCAGGCGGAAGATGCTGGTCACTGAGAGGAAAG ATGCTGACTCTGCACATGTGATTGTGATCCAAGATGAGGATGACAGCAGCAGAAACAGAAGCAGCATCAGTAGAAGTGGTCAAGACTATGGACACTCACAGCAGTCCTGA
- the rnf8 gene encoding E3 ubiquitin-protein ligase rnf8 isoform X2: MDKVASGSSVADEDESLDTEVICLMRVGRNSDWLRLFENTEVTVGRGFDVTYQLLSPSYPLMISRLHCTFIQREDGHWTVTDKKSLNGVWVNGCRIPTEEAHPLKLGDSIQLGVPVGSNMEYDFTLVQRPLREVRHNLAKRPNGGTKVAHIAKKPKRKLVPEEVEPSTSKSKLYRCSSADKSLAQSCPLPPVMHDRHCDHPQTEQTAPHRHMEETILTCGASGAPCDLDNLQTFSQNMLMLREQVDNTERQVAMLEGGPQSTDPYIEEQVKELLRPLKSLCAKMQQMKTLERSFRATVQQPEALRTQQQEELMKKQLEEALQEQKKVMDELAHSRKSFEEIILAKNKELEVTKEEKEKARAQKEEVVTQVTEVLENELQCIICSELFVEAIKSQTRCLALDNCIDSMVENLSLDMKARRKMLVTERKDADSAHVIVIQDEDDSSRNRSSISRSGQDYGHSQQS, from the exons ATGGATAAAGTCGCATCTGGCTCTTCTGTGGCTGATGAAGatgaaagtttggacacagagGTTATATGTTTGATGAGAGTCGGGAGGAATTCCGACTGGCTTCGCTTGTTCGAAAACACAGAG GTTACTGTTGGCCGAGGCTTTGATGTGACCTATCAGCTCTTGTCTCCTAGTTACCCTTTAATGATATCCAGGCTGCACTGTACTTTCATTCAAAGGGAAGATGGACACTGGACAGTCACGGACAAAAAG TCTCTCAATGGCGTGTGGGTGAATGGCTGCCGTATCCCCACCGAAGAAGCCCACCCTCTTAAACTTGGAGACTCCATACAACTTGGTGTGCCTGTGGGGTCCAATATGGAGTATGACTTCACGCTTGTGCAGCGACCGCTGAGAGAAGTTAGGCATAACTTGGCAAAGAGACCTAATGGGGGCACAAAAGTAGCCCACATAGCCAAGAAACCCAAGAGGAAGTTGGTCCCGGAAGAAGTGGAGCCGTCCACCTCAAAGTCCAAACTGTACCGCTGCTCATCCGCAGACAAGTCATTGGCTCAGTCTTGCCCTCTGCCTCCAGTCATGCACGACCGACACTGCGATCACCCCCAGACAGAGCAGACCGCTCCCCATCGACACATGGAAGAAACCATACTGACCTGTGGTGCCTCAGGTGCTCCCTGTGACCTAGACAACTTGCAGAC GTTCAGCCAGAACATGTTGATGCTGAGGGAGCAGGTGGATAACACGGAACGGCAGGTCGCCATGCTGGAGGGTGGGCCACAATCGACTGACCCGTACATAGAGGAGCAGGTCAAGGAATTGCTACGGCCGCTGAAGAGCCTCTGTGCCAAGATGCAACAAATGAAGACATTAGAGAGATCCTTCCGTGCAACTGTGCAGCAGCCAGAG GCTCTGAGAACACAGCAGCAAGAGGAGCTGATGAAAAAACAGTTGGAAGAAGCCCTGCAGGAG CAAAAGAAAGTAATGGATGAACTCGCTCACTCTCGGAAAAGCTTTGAGGAGATTATCCTGGCCAAAAACAAAGAACTTGAAGTAACAAAG GAGGAGAAGGAAAAGGCCAGGGCCCAGAAGGAGGAGGTTGTCACTCAAGTGACAGAGGTCTTGGAAAACGAGCTTCAGTGCATCATCTGCTCTGAGCTCTTTGTCGAG GCCATCAAGTCTCAAACCCGATGCCTGGCACTGGACAACTGCATCGACAGCATGGTGGAGAACCTGAGCTTGGATATGAAAGCCAGGCGGAAGATGCTGGTCACTGAGAGGAAAG ATGCTGACTCTGCACATGTGATTGTGATCCAAGATGAGGATGACAGCAGCAGAAACAGAAGCAGCATCAGTAGAAGTGGTCAAGACTATGGACACTCACAGCAGTCCTGA
- the rnf8 gene encoding E3 ubiquitin-protein ligase rnf8 isoform X1, producing the protein MDKVASGSSVADEDESLDTEVICLMRVGRNSDWLRLFENTEVTVGRGFDVTYQLLSPSYPLMISRLHCTFIQREDGHWTVTDKKSLNGVWVNGCRIPTEEAHPLKLGDSIQLGVPVGSNMEYDFTLVQRPLREVRHNLAKRPNGGTKVAHIAKKPKRKLVPEEVEPSTSKSKLYRCSSADKSLAQSCPLPPVMHDRHCDHPQTEQTAPHRHMEETILTCGASGAPCDLDNLQTFSQNMLMLREQVDNTERQVAMLEGGPQSTDPYIEEQVKELLRPLKSLCAKMQQMKTLERSFRATVQQPEALRTQQQEELMKKQLEEALQEQKKVMDELAHSRKSFEEIILAKNKELEVTKEEKEKARAQKEEVVTQVTEVLENELQCIICSELFVEAVILNCAHSFCCYCIKQWCKKKKECPICRQAIKSQTRCLALDNCIDSMVENLSLDMKARRKMLVTERKDADSAHVIVIQDEDDSSRNRSSISRSGQDYGHSQQS; encoded by the exons ATGGATAAAGTCGCATCTGGCTCTTCTGTGGCTGATGAAGatgaaagtttggacacagagGTTATATGTTTGATGAGAGTCGGGAGGAATTCCGACTGGCTTCGCTTGTTCGAAAACACAGAG GTTACTGTTGGCCGAGGCTTTGATGTGACCTATCAGCTCTTGTCTCCTAGTTACCCTTTAATGATATCCAGGCTGCACTGTACTTTCATTCAAAGGGAAGATGGACACTGGACAGTCACGGACAAAAAG TCTCTCAATGGCGTGTGGGTGAATGGCTGCCGTATCCCCACCGAAGAAGCCCACCCTCTTAAACTTGGAGACTCCATACAACTTGGTGTGCCTGTGGGGTCCAATATGGAGTATGACTTCACGCTTGTGCAGCGACCGCTGAGAGAAGTTAGGCATAACTTGGCAAAGAGACCTAATGGGGGCACAAAAGTAGCCCACATAGCCAAGAAACCCAAGAGGAAGTTGGTCCCGGAAGAAGTGGAGCCGTCCACCTCAAAGTCCAAACTGTACCGCTGCTCATCCGCAGACAAGTCATTGGCTCAGTCTTGCCCTCTGCCTCCAGTCATGCACGACCGACACTGCGATCACCCCCAGACAGAGCAGACCGCTCCCCATCGACACATGGAAGAAACCATACTGACCTGTGGTGCCTCAGGTGCTCCCTGTGACCTAGACAACTTGCAGAC GTTCAGCCAGAACATGTTGATGCTGAGGGAGCAGGTGGATAACACGGAACGGCAGGTCGCCATGCTGGAGGGTGGGCCACAATCGACTGACCCGTACATAGAGGAGCAGGTCAAGGAATTGCTACGGCCGCTGAAGAGCCTCTGTGCCAAGATGCAACAAATGAAGACATTAGAGAGATCCTTCCGTGCAACTGTGCAGCAGCCAGAG GCTCTGAGAACACAGCAGCAAGAGGAGCTGATGAAAAAACAGTTGGAAGAAGCCCTGCAGGAG CAAAAGAAAGTAATGGATGAACTCGCTCACTCTCGGAAAAGCTTTGAGGAGATTATCCTGGCCAAAAACAAAGAACTTGAAGTAACAAAG GAGGAGAAGGAAAAGGCCAGGGCCCAGAAGGAGGAGGTTGTCACTCAAGTGACAGAGGTCTTGGAAAACGAGCTTCAGTGCATCATCTGCTCTGAGCTCTTTGTCGAG GCAGTCATCCTGAACTGTGCTCACAGCTTCTGTTGTTACTGCATCAAGCAGtggtgcaaaaagaaaaaggagtGTCCTATCTGCCGACAGGCCATCAAGTCTCAAACCCGATGCCTGGCACTGGACAACTGCATCGACAGCATGGTGGAGAACCTGAGCTTGGATATGAAAGCCAGGCGGAAGATGCTGGTCACTGAGAGGAAAG ATGCTGACTCTGCACATGTGATTGTGATCCAAGATGAGGATGACAGCAGCAGAAACAGAAGCAGCATCAGTAGAAGTGGTCAAGACTATGGACACTCACAGCAGTCCTGA
- the tcte1 gene encoding dynein regulatory complex subunit 5, whose amino-acid sequence MSRHTGCQSTLIADSRRLRRIIAENPNWSLGLVPFLSNLCLECIVKNFEGTPIYEELRPSQREFVQERLSTSLPLPVTANLIDDGIYWRRCCEQRWDICDVSHYGHSWKRMFFERHLENIIEHFIPETTHSKTVTEFIPLCERYVKRLDISQMLPPVKEAKPGKHGEEVDLLSEADSDAVLMEHFDFRHLLDKLGSLEELHLTYWVKQCGMNFEWRMFEMAERDCETLSMALESCKTLKVLRLYESHIDDHKCKMLVGYLVNHPSLTELNLSHNIIGDRGAKAVGKLLQTSKLEILNMSDNLIRDLGANAIAAALSNNCPLLSLNLRINRVSDEGGQAIAMALLNNETLIHLHLGANLMTGPTAITLSEALAKNQTLKSINLSCNKLGVDGGKALEETISQNSCLTECDVRLTEIDEQSASIINRVVWINERSEGKQQTQDTEDPHHVPETRHQGIQHQKSEEEEEEEEEEEDEEQKEEDKDEEEEEEDEEDDEEEEEEEEQEEQEQEETAVNSGK is encoded by the exons ATGTCTAGACACACTGGATGCCAAAGCACCCTGATTGCGGACAGCAGGAGACTGAGGAGGATCATTGCTGAGAATCCAAACTGGTCCTTGGGCCTTGTTCCCTTTTTATCAAACCTCTGCTTAGAGTGTATTGTGAAAAATTTTGAGG GAACTCCCATCTATGAGGAGCTTAGACCGAGCCAGAGAGAATTTGTGCAGGAGAGACTGTCAACATCTCTGCCCCTTCCTGTGACGGCCAACTTGATTGATGATGGCATCTACTGGAGGCGATGCTGTGAGCAGCGGTGGGACATTTGTGACGTGTCTCATTACGGCCACAGCTGGAAGCGGATGTTCTTCGAGAGACACCTGGAAAATATTATTGAGCATTTCATTCCGGAGACGACCCACTCTAAGACAGTTACAGAGTTCATCCCTCTGTGCGAGAGGTACGTGAAGAGGCTGGACATCTCCCAAATGCTCCCTCCTGTCAAAGAAGCCAAGCCAGGAAAGCACGGAGAGGAAGTGGACTTGCTGAGCGAAGCGGACTCGGACGCTGTCCTCATGGAACACTTTGACTTCCGCCATCTTCTGGACAAGCTGGGCAGCCTGGAGGAGCTCCACTTGACCTACTGGGTCAAACAGTGTGGAATGAACTTTGAATGGAGGATGTTTGAGATGGCGGAACGAGACTGCGAGACTCTCTCCATGGCTCTTGAATCCTGCAAGACCTTGAAG GTCTTACGGCTCTACGAAAGCCACATTGATGATCATAAGTGCAAGATGCTGGTCGGCTATCTTGTGAACCACCCGTCCCTGACAGAGCTCAACCTTTCGCATAACATCATCGGAGACAGGGGGGCCAAGGCGGTCGGCAAGCTGCTCCAAACCAGCAAACTAGAGATCCTGAACATGAGCGACAACCTTATTCGAGACTTGGGAGCCAACGCCATCGCTGCCGCCCTGTCCAATAACTGCCCCCTATTGTCCCTCAACCTTCGCATCAACCGCGTGAGCGACGAGGGTGGTCAGGCCATTGCCATGGCCTTGCTGAACAACGAGACCTTGATCCACCTGCACCTGGGAGCCAACCTGATGACCGGGCCCACTGCCATCACtctatcagaagcactggctAAAAATCAAACCCTGAAGAGCATCAACCTCTCCTGCAACAAACTGGGTGTG GATGGAGGAAAAGCTCTGGAGGAGACCATATCTCAAAACAGCTGCTTAACAGAATGTGATGTCCGGCTGACGGAGATCGACGAGCAGAGCGCCTCTATCATCAATCGGGTGGTTTGGATCAATGAGAGATCAGAAGGAAAGCAACAAACACAAGATACCGAG GACCCACATCACGTACCTGAAACTCGTCATCAGGGTATACAGCATCAAAaatcagaagaagaagaagaagaagaagaagaagaagaagatgaagaacaaaaagaagaagacaaagacgaagaagaagaagaagaagatgaagaagacgacgaagaagaagaagaagaagaagaacaagaagaacaagaacaagaagaaaCTGCAGTTAATTCTGGAAAATAA
- the tmem151ba gene encoding transmembrane protein 151B: MCLGCGAPPPHHHPIPSGAPCPASFVNMSPASAAAASEGSTISIAPEEDLDNNPRAEQQPQKQSLLKSLCQETHWKCLLLSLLMYGCVGAMAWCQVTTVTRLSFDSAYKGKSMMYHDSPCANGYIYIPLAFLVMLYVVYLVECWHCYTRNELQYKVDVDNVAERIQRMKQATPCIWWKAISYHYVRRTRQVTRYRNGDAYTTTQVYHERVNTHVAEAEFDYGNCGVKDISKNLQGMECFPITKLRFTKCFSFANVESENSYLTQRARFFTENEGLDDYMEAREGMHLKNVDFKEYMIAFSDPDHLPWYAAHSTFWAAAALTLSWPLRVLSECRTACVHYHVEKLFGFDYVPVTPSEERPYCGHIPRVNTIDSTELEWHIRSNQQLVPSYSEAVLMDLAQISGSCNNYSVCRRYGSYRQNCQRCQRAISSSSIFSRSALSICNTASPRLPFSASRFSLGRLYSSRRSCPWRSSGSLNEPSRPTESTRCLSGQPDREESPPAYQDALYFPVLIVHNNEGCLNHDHRSLHRNGSCVETSL; encoded by the exons ATGTGTTTAGGTTGTGGAGCACcccctcctcatcatcatcccaTCCCAAGTGGAGCTCCATGTCCGGCTTCTTTTGTCAACATGTCCCCAGCATCGGCTGCAGCGGCCAGTGAAGGCAGCACCATAAGCATCGCCCCTGAAGAGGACTTGGACAACAATCCCAGAGCTGAG cagcaacctCAGAAACAGTCCCTGCTGAAGTCTTTGTGTCAGGAGACCCACTGGAAATGCCTGCTGCTCTCCCTGCTCATGTACGGCTGTGTGGGCGCCATGGCCTGGTGCCAGGTGACCACCGTGACACGCCTCTCCTTCGACAGCGCCTACAAGGGCAAGTCCATGATGTACCACGACAGTCCCTGCGCCAATGGCTACATCTACATCCCCTTAGCCTTCCTGGTCATGCTGTACGTGGTCTACTTGGTGGAGTGCTGGCACTGCTACACCAGGAACGAGCTGCAGTACAAAGTGGACGTGGACAACGTGGCCGAGCGCATCCAGAGGATGAAGCAGGCCACGCCGTGCATCTGGTGGAAGGCCATCAGCTACCACTACGTGAGGAGGACGCGGCAGGTGACACGCTACCGTAACGGCGATGCGTACACCACCACGCAGGTCTACCACGAGAGAGTCAACACGCATGTGGCGGAGGCCGAATTTGACTATGGGAACTGCGGGGTGAAGGACATCTCCAAGAACCTGCAGGGCATGGAGTGCTTCCCGATTACCAAGCTGAGGTTCACCAAGTGCTTTAGCTTTGCCAACGTGGAGTCGGAGAACTCTTACCTGACCCAGAGGGCCAGGTTCTTCACAGAGAATGAAGGCTTGGATGACTACATGGAGGCCCGTGAGGGGATGCACCTAAAGAATGTAGACTTTAAGGAATACATGATTGCCTTCTCTGATCCAGATCACCTTCCCTGGTATGCAGCACATTCCACCTTCTGGGCAGCAGCTGCTTTGACTCTCTCCTGGCCTTTACGTGTGCTGAGTGAGTGTCGAACCGCGTGCGTCCACTACCACGTGGAGAAGCTCTTTGGCTTTGACTATGTGCCGGTGACGCCTTCTGAGGAGCGTCCTTACTGCGGGCACATCCCACGGGTCAACACCATCGACAGCACGGAGCTGGAGTGGCACATCCGCTCCAACCAGCAGCTGGTGCCCAGCTACTCCGAGGCGGTTCTCATGGACCTGGCCCAGATCTCAGGCAGCTGCAATAACTACTCCGTTTGTCGGCGCTACGGCAGCTACAGGCAGAACTGCCAGCGTTGCCAGCGCGCCATCAGCAGCTCCTCCATTTTCTCTCGCAGCGCCCTGAGCATCTGCAACACGGCGAGCCCTCGCCTGCCCTTCAGCGCCAGCCGCTTCTCGTTGGGCCGCCTCTACAGCTCCAGGCGTAGCTGCCCGTGGAGGAGCAGTGGGAGCCTGAACGAGCCCAGCCGGCCGACGGAGAGCACACGGTGCCTATCGGGCCAGCCGGACAGGGAGGAGAGCCCTCCGGCGTACCAAGACGCACTATACTTTCCCGTACTCATTGTACATAACAATGAAGGCTGCCTCAACCACGACCATCGCTCTCTGCACAGGAATGGATCCTGTGTGGAGACTTCTCTATGA